The Camelus bactrianus isolate YW-2024 breed Bactrian camel chromosome 1, ASM4877302v1, whole genome shotgun sequence genome segment TCTCCTTGTTTCCATCTATTAATGAAAATGTTACTACAATTTCcaattataatttttctattaattagaaatgtgttttgaaaaaaTAAGTAGAATGAAGGAGCCAAGATCATCTGTACACTGGAAAGGGAAATGAAAGGTACAAAAGAACAAGACATAGCAAACTGTTGTCTTTTCTTGGTTACCaggcatttgtatttcttttctataaaattttcaAGTCATCGCTCATTTTTGTAATTGGATGTTTGGGTTTTTATTGAATTGTTAGAGTTAGTTATGTGTAAAGTAGCTATCATCATCTCATATCTTGGTAAATGTTAATATTTGGGAAATTTCTTAATCCATGTATATTGACTTAGTAATGAATGACATTGgactttttgaattttaatattcTATTGATTCTATTAGGTTTTCTATATTATAAATTGAATTTTCAGTTATATGCTATGCATAGAGATTTAATTTCTGCCTTTCATTGTATGTATCAAACAACATTAAATTGTAGTAGTGGTACTGCATATGCTTGTCTATTATCAGTTAATAATGGGAATAGCCATTTCAATACCAACTGAATGATTTGATTTTGCTTTCAGATTGATGTCTGTTTTCattaaataactatttttttcttagtagGTTACTGATTTTTTATGAGAAATGGAGATTGGATTATGTAAAATGACTTTTTTGAGCACCTATTAAGATTTGTGATTATGAACATGACAAATTATAAAGTTTCCTAATAATAAATTATCATTACATTTTTTTGAGTAAGATCAAATTGATGATAGTCCACaattattttattgtaatattaaatgttttattttatttagaaatttacATATGGTATAAGTGatatctcttttttattttcatgttaattTAAACTACTTTTGTCATGTTTTAATATCAGAATTACAACATATTCTGAAAAAGTTCacataacattataaatataTCTTCATTGAAAGTTTGAAAGGACTCAGCTGTAAAAGAATTTGGGGACAGAGAGTATTTGTGAGTTAATTCTTGtataaattatgtttattttcttccataGTTACAGCTTCATTCAAATTTCTACTACTTCTTACATTATCTTTAATATATTTCTACTACTTCTTACATTATCTTTAATATATATATGCTATAGCAAAATGTATTCTTTGAAACAGGAATGCCATTTGCTGAGTAAGTctgaaagtaaacaaaaattcagaaatttatttttctctgggttttgTCTTAAATTCTTGTTAGTCCCATTTGTTTTGAATTCCTTTACTCCTCTCCATATGATAGCAGGATTTCCCCCGTTGCATTCTTTCCACCtcacctttttttattttaaagttttcattgtATCTGGGTGCCAGAACTTGGTTGATACTTTAATGTCTCACCTTTCAGTGAAATTTTGTGTCagatgtgtcttttcaaattaacatCAAGTTAGGCATTTTAGAACTTTTTACTGACGTTAAGTAACATAGAATTTACATAGTGTAAGTGTTAGAGCTCAATTATTATAGACTAATTTACTCATACAGTCAGCATCGAGGTCAAGACACAGAACATTATTACCACCCCAGAAGCTTTGTGGTCCTTCCTAATCTCCATCTCCCCAGATGTATTTTATCTTCATTATTAACACCATAGTATGGATTCATGTTGTACTTTCATGCATAAAATTATGAGTTATTTTTGTACATGTCATACCTTTTACTCAACATTTTGTGTGTGATATTAATCCATGTAGTTGCATAATGTTAGATCTTCTGATAATTTTCACTGTTGTTTGgtattttattgaatgaatatatcataattaatttatatattctattatcttttaggggtaattaggtttgtttattatttatttttaatttttttaatagaggtactggggattgaactcaggacgttatgcatgctaagcatgtactctaccactgagctatactccccccTGTATATATTCCATTATTGATTGACAGTTATTCCTAGTTTGAACCTATTgggaataatgctgtaatgaatatCCTAGTATATGTATTTAGATGCCAATATCATGCAATGCATGTCTTTTGGGGTATACCtgaatggaatataatatatacatatatatgtgtgtgtaaaatatgAAACATACTAATTAATCTATATAACCACCAATTATTGGCCTTGTCACATTTCATATTATCTTGATCACATCCTGATAATATGTAGTAGATCTCTCTGTGGGTTTAAATACACACTTCACTGGTTTCTAAGGAGgcttagctttcttttttttgtatacGCATTAGCATTTGGATACCCTCCTTTGTGAAGTGCTTATTCATACGTTTTGCCTATGATTCTAATTGCATTGTCTTTTCTTAGCAACTTGCAGAAGCTGTCACAGATatatctttttttcagatttatgtattgtaaatattttttcacatttttcaactTGCCTATAACTCTTTCTAAATATCATATCTCTTGATGATTTGTTCTTGATTTTAATTTATCAATTTTGAATGGTTACAGCTTTTTATGTTCTGTTTAACAAATCCTTCCACACATCGAGATCACAGAGGGACTCCATACTACCTTCTAGAAGTTTGTTACAGTGCCACATGGTACACAGCAGGGTGTACTGTTCCCTCACCTCTTTAGAGTACTGgatgtaaaaatataccacacaAAATCCAGCAGTCACAAGTCTTTACTATTCATGCAGacaaaagcaaaatgaaggaaattttGGGGTGAGCAGAAGCTGTGTCTCACTGGCAAGAGTTTGCTTTTGGATGTCtggcagaggagagggaagagagcaACTGAGGTTATGGAGGAAAGCTATATAGAGGTTAAATGGTAATATACTAATTTAGATGAGATATGACTATAGTATAAATTTAAATAGTGGAATtggatagaaaaagataaattaagacATGAAAGAGAGAAAGTCAACAGGTCCTGGTGTCTAAATGGTTTTGGATTGTGAAGCTGTCGAGGATGATTTCAAAGACTGAATTAGATAACTAGGATTTAGGAACTGAGATagaagatacagaaaaagaaGATTTCTTTATAAGGAGAAATAACTTTcttgatttttatatgttttgtGTTTGAATTCTTTTGGGGACTTTGGTTAGAGAAGTCTGATGATTAGTTGGAAATACAACTTCAAAGCTAAAGAGAAAACCAGGACTAGAGACAAAAAATTAGGAAGTTATTGGTGTATAAATACTATGGTTGATACTTGGAGAATTCCACAAAGAATGACCCAATACTTGAAAACAAGTGAATTAAAATACCTataagatgtattttaaaataaatgttaagtaaGATTAAATATGTGAAAAGACACCTTGACATAAGAGAAAACATTCTAGCAGTAATAGGTTGATAGTAAATAATTAGATAAGTGGACATATATGAGGAATAAAAGTGTCCTTTGGAAATTGGATTAATGAATCATAGAAgtatagaaaaaaatcatgaaaccAAATTCTAATAGTTATCATTCTTCAAGGGTCTTAAGGCCAGTGGTCTAATTGGCTAATCCCAGGGTCTGTTGGAATCACTTTTGGTTGTTTTGTCATACAGTGTGtcttaaacattaaaatttaaagaacaaatcCTTGACCATAAAAATGCACTGAAATAGTGTTATGTTGCACTATGTGTTGCCTTTTAAGAAACAGCATATCTATTTTTCCCGAGTGGTAAATGCTGGTATCACTTTTGGCCCGCTACAAGAAGGTTCTGTTCTTTTATGAAGTTTCTATAGttcattttaaaatcctaaacATAACTAAGATGATTTCttaggaataaaatgaaaataggacAGACCTGGTGATGTAACTCAGAACTACAATGTGttaagaacaaaaggaaagaaactagaATTATGGACTTTTGGAAGTAAGCTAAAAGTTGATACTGATGGGTAACTGAATCTAAACTGAAAGCCGACGTATCAGAAGAACTTCCATTTCACTTTTCTCTAAGATTCTCTTATTTCATACAATAAagatatcagattttttttaactaaagtaaTCATTGAAAAAGTACTGTAAATAGCTATTACCTTTTATTGAGTATCTCTTATTTCATGGCACCATTACACATTTTAGATATGTATGTTAGACTTTCACCCAATAAACATtatatttgtctattttacagTTGGGCAGCTAGgggtttaaaatgtttaatccaAAAGTTACACACAGAGTAGTCCTCTAGTCACTACAAATTGTCTGAGAAAATTAATATCTCTACTAGGATTTCTTCTGAACCATCTTTACCATTTTGTTAACAGGCATAATTTCTTCAAGAGGGAAAAACTCTAGGAAAcgaaagagaagacagaagaatttCAGCCGGTGACGCTGTTTTCAACCTTatctacacttcaattttaagaTACTCTGTAATATTTAGGAGTTAACAGAAAGATTACAAGATAGATGGTAGTAACTATCAAAGTTTACTTGTAAGTATTTGTTGTCCATGGAATCCAGCTAAAAGACTCTATTAGTTACTAAAACATTCCTGCAAGCTAACTGCTTTTAGAAAGACCTCCATGACTAGAGCACAAGATGATGCCACTAGCATATTATGATCAACACTTTGTGCCATTAGAACACTCTTACCAACTGGCAACAACTAGCTCATTAACACATCAATACACAGATGAAAAACTAAGTCAACCCAATAACCAATCTGTGGTCAGAGTACAATCCCATAGTAATAACCTTGTAGCACCTCCACTAAGCTCTAAACAGAAGGTGCAGAGATGCTCTGTATTGCCTTCTGTGAAGTCTCAGGACACAATTTCACTGGATTTCTATAACAGGGTTCTGAAATCACCATTGCCTCATTCCAAATGTCAGGCTACACCTCTACACCTCCACTGGAGAACTTCACTGTGGCCTAATAAGAAAGACCTGAGCTCACCTTTGTCCCACCCCAAACCTCAGATAACATCGTCAGTTGACCTCACCGAGACATCATCACTGGAGCCCTATCAAACAGCCTGGAGCTCACATTTACTGTTTCCCAAACCTCAGAATACATCTTCCCTAGACCTTTGCTGGACATCACCTTCACTGAAGTATAACCAAAGAGTGTCAAGTTCATCATTATATGCCCTCAAACATCAAGAAACTCCTTCCTCAGACTACTTACAGACATCATCACCTTTGGAATCTAGTAAAAGAGCTTTTAGCTCAGCATTACCTCAGTCTAAGCCTCAGAAAGCATCTTCTTTGGACAGCCTTTGGACATTGTTATTAGAACATAATCAAAGAACTTGGAGTTCACAATCAGTCAACTCTACACCTCAAACAAATGATTTGCTTCAGACATCACCTTCTTTGCAGCCCAGTCAAATGACTCTAAGCTCACCATTACCTGACTCCAGACCTCAGACAACAGCTGTATGGAGCTCTAATTCCAGTGTTCTGAGATTACCACTGTCTAACTCAAAACCAAGGAAATCGCCTTTACCGCATTCTGTCCACCAGTCAAAGAGCTTGCCAGTGTTCCAGCCCAAATCTCAGACAGTGCTTACACTTGATCGTGACTTCAGAACCCTGAGATCACCAGTTTATCACTCCAAGTTTCAGAATACCACTTCACTAAATGACAAACACAAAGCCATAGATATTTCTTCACCTCAACCCAAACCAAATGTCTCAGGTCAATCATTATTAAGCTCCAAACACTGCATCAGGAACATAGCTGCTGTAACACTGGGCTCCAGACTGCAGAGTAAAAGCAGTTTTGATCTTTATGGAAAGACAGAATCAAGTAAAGAAATTCCATGGATTTTCGATTATATTTATCCCTGCATTGTTA includes the following:
- the CSNK2A2IP gene encoding casein kinase II subunit alpha'-interacting protein; translated protein: MMPLAYYDQHFVPLEHSYQLATTSSLTHQYTDEKLSQPNNQSVVRVQSHSNNLVAPPLSSKQKVQRCSVLPSVKSQDTISLDFYNRVLKSPLPHSKCQATPLHLHWRTSLWPNKKDLSSPLSHPKPQITSSVDLTETSSLEPYQTAWSSHLLFPKPQNTSSLDLCWTSPSLKYNQRVSSSSLYALKHQETPSSDYLQTSSPLESSKRAFSSALPQSKPQKASSLDSLWTLLLEHNQRTWSSQSVNSTPQTNDLLQTSPSLQPSQMTLSSPLPDSRPQTTAVWSSNSSVLRLPLSNSKPRKSPLPHSVHQSKSLPVFQPKSQTVLTLDRDFRTLRSPVYHSKFQNTTSLNDKHKAIDISSPQPKPNVSGQSLLSSKHCIRNIAAVTLGSRLQSKSSFDLYGKTESSKEIPWIFDYIYPCIVKGGTVPGDVVNKIVNSLSKTRIQKDLCRQILFRRMRGRPNPHPGPRLSSSYIVCLACASCVKSQCNHLTGRKDPRAATLFVIPTPESTSEGKTEVKLAFILSLPEASLSSCLPPSVKENQPDEVPEENLEKAEKLSQLFPTLEPDLPQAVDMKKTWPPGASENQVVSQQPQAVDWLLYVKKSSNPQSQSPLPSSSSSASSSSSSSSSSSSSSSTVPVPASPPPLKESTTSTLSGCVFTKVQSYHRLPPGVSWLEFIHSKNHQPLLGKPHQSQSPPSKTRPVRNCTTVKRRKGPKILFKIFQTKVQNEGHPD